CTGCAGGCCTTCCACCCGTGCATACCGCTTGTCGTTCGAGGAGATCACCGTCCAGGGTGCGGCCTTCGTGTCGGTCCGCTCCAGCATCTCCGCGACCAGGGCCGCATAGATCTCCCACCGGCTCCGGTTGCGCCAGTCCTCAGGCGTGATCTTCCACTGCCGCTCCCGGTCCTCTTCCCGGTCGATAAACCGCCGCAGCTGCTCCTTCCGGTCGATATGCAGCCAGAACTTCACCAGGACCGCACCCCAGTCGACGACCGCCTCCTCGAACTCGTTGATCTCGTTGTAGGCCCGCTCCACCTCGGCCGGGGAGGAGAATCCCTCCACCCGCTCGACCAGCACCCTGCCGTACCAGCTCCGGTCGAAGACGGCGACATGCCCTTTTTTCGGGAGGTCACGCCAGAACCGCCAGAGATAATGGTGGCGCGATTCGTCCTCGTTTGGCGGCCCGACCGGCTCGACCTGACATATGCGGGGGTTGAGGCGGCGGGTGAGCCGCATGATCGCACCCCCCTTCCCGGCGGCGTCCCAGCCTTCATAGACCACGACCAGGGGCACGCGCTCGCGGTAGAGGGAGTACTGCAGGTCGGTGATCCGTTCGCCGTAGCGTTTGAGCGCCTCCTGGTACTCGTCCTTTGAGAGCGAATGCTTCGCGGGGTCAGGGAGGTTGAGACGTTTCTTTGACGGCGGCTGCAGCGGCGCCGGATAGCGCGGCACCACCGTCGTTCGGCGCTCCTCGATCGCATGCTCGAGGGCGTGGACGACCGCGCTCATTCCCCTGACCACCGTGAAATTGCGGTCGTGCGCCTCGATCACCGTCCAGGGCGCGTTCGGGGTGTCGGTCTTTGCGATCACCTCCTCGAAGATCGGGAGGTAGAGGTCGTAGTGCTCCAGCCTGACATCCTCGTGCCCGTCGATCAGAAACGCCGCCGACGGCTGCTTTTTTATCCGCTCGATCCGCCGCGCCTGCTCGTCCCTGCTGATGTGGAGAAAGAGTTTCACGACGACGGCGCCCGCATCGGTGAGGTGCCGCTCGAACCTGACGATCTCGCGCAGCGAGCGTTCGGGTGCGCCGCCGTCCTCCGGGCGCACCCGCTCGGCCACCATCCGCGAGTACCACGAACGGTCGAAGATCGCCATCCTCCCGGCGGTCGGGGTGCGGAGCCAGAACCGCCAGAGAAAAGGCCGCTCCTCCTCCTCGCGGCTCGGCGACGATGCGGCGTGATAGGCGTACAGGCGCGGGTCGAGGGCGAGGACGAACTGGTGGAGCATCGTCGATATGCCTGAGAGGTTCCAGCCGTCGGCGACGATGATCACCGGGAGGTCGAGGTCTCTGGCCTCACGCTGGAGGCGACCGAAGCGTTCTGCAAGGTCCGGCAGGATCTGTTTATAGTCCTCATCGCTCACTTTTCTGGTCAGGTCGTACTGCTCGAACATGGGACAGGGAGATCAAGGGGCAGAGAGATGAAAAACGATCCGGCAACCGGGCGAGAGAAAAAAAGGGAAGGGGAGATCAGGCGGAGGCGACCGTGCCCCCTATACCTCCTCCTCTGGCGTTTCTTCAGGGGTCTCCTCTGGTACCTCCTCTGGCAGTTGAAGGACGCCGTCAATCACATGGATGACCCCGTTGGTGCATCCGACATCAGAGACGGTCACCAGAGCATCGTCGATCATCAGGGTCTCGTTCGCCTCGTCCCAGAGTATCCTGACGCTCTTTCCGGAGAGCATCTCCAGCGCCTCCAGCCCTATCAGGTCTGCGGCCCAATACTCGCCGCCGGCCGCATGGTGGAGGAGGATGTCATTGAGCGCCTCCGTGTCGTCCAGCAGGGCGTCGAGCGCACCCTCCGGGAGGGCTGCAAACGCCTCGTCCGTCGGGGCGAA
Above is a window of Methanofollis tationis DNA encoding:
- the pap gene encoding polyphosphate:AMP phosphotransferase, coding for MFEQYDLTRKVSDEDYKQILPDLAERFGRLQREARDLDLPVIIVADGWNLSGISTMLHQFVLALDPRLYAYHAASSPSREEEERPFLWRFWLRTPTAGRMAIFDRSWYSRMVAERVRPEDGGAPERSLREIVRFERHLTDAGAVVVKLFLHISRDEQARRIERIKKQPSAAFLIDGHEDVRLEHYDLYLPIFEEVIAKTDTPNAPWTVIEAHDRNFTVVRGMSAVVHALEHAIEERRTTVVPRYPAPLQPPSKKRLNLPDPAKHSLSKDEYQEALKRYGERITDLQYSLYRERVPLVVVYEGWDAAGKGGAIMRLTRRLNPRICQVEPVGPPNEDESRHHYLWRFWRDLPKKGHVAVFDRSWYGRVLVERVEGFSSPAEVERAYNEINEFEEAVVDWGAVLVKFWLHIDRKEQLRRFIDREEDRERQWKITPEDWRNRSRWEIYAALVAEMLERTDTKAAPWTVISSNDKRYARVEGLQTIVERVERALR